A genomic stretch from Telmatocola sphagniphila includes:
- a CDS encoding flavin reductase family protein: MRIDPKTTNPVDVYQALVGLVTPRPIAWVSTVDAQGRPNLAPFSFFNVFSANPPVVVFSPTLRRDGTKKGTLLNIEATSEFVIHIPTNDLVEPMNLTAKELPEGESEFDLAKLTPIPSEKVKPPRIQESPTALECKLQQIIPLGHGPIAGNLVIGEILLIHFEDRLLGADGKIDPHKMQSIGRLGGDYYARTTDLFALKRP, from the coding sequence ATGAGGATCGATCCCAAGACGACCAACCCCGTAGATGTGTATCAGGCTCTCGTCGGTCTAGTCACTCCCCGACCTATTGCCTGGGTAAGTACCGTCGACGCCCAGGGGCGTCCCAATCTGGCCCCGTTCAGCTTCTTCAACGTGTTCAGCGCCAATCCGCCGGTCGTGGTTTTCTCGCCGACCTTGCGACGCGACGGCACCAAAAAGGGAACGCTTTTAAATATCGAAGCAACCAGCGAATTCGTTATTCACATTCCCACGAACGATCTGGTCGAGCCGATGAATCTGACGGCCAAGGAATTGCCCGAGGGGGAAAGCGAATTCGATCTCGCGAAACTGACTCCGATTCCGTCGGAAAAGGTGAAGCCGCCGCGCATCCAGGAATCGCCGACAGCACTGGAATGCAAACTTCAGCAGATCATTCCCCTGGGGCATGGCCCCATTGCCGGAAATCTGGTGATTGGGGAAATTCTGCTCATCCATTTCGAAGATCGACTCCTGGGTGCAGACGGCAAAATCGACCCCCATAAAATGCAGTCGATTGGCCGCCTGGGCGGCGATTACTATGCCCGAACGACCGATCTATTTGCATTGAAGAGACCGTAA
- a CDS encoding GNAT family N-acetyltransferase: MIHPLQPSHKSHLVPLVDKTGVFKPNEVETLDSLLEGYFDAYHKEDQHRSFVLEEEGHIRGFVYFAPEDSTMTDRTWTLYWIAVDVTKQRGGYGKKLMNFVEDYIRKENGRLLLIETSSTPKYEPTRNFYLKYGYVQVALVPDFYSDGDGKVIFAKHLQR; encoded by the coding sequence ATGATTCATCCACTGCAGCCTTCCCACAAATCGCATCTGGTGCCGCTGGTCGATAAGACCGGCGTTTTCAAACCGAACGAAGTCGAGACGCTGGATAGCCTCCTGGAGGGCTACTTCGACGCCTATCACAAGGAGGATCAGCACCGCTCGTTCGTGCTCGAGGAAGAGGGCCACATTCGGGGCTTCGTTTATTTTGCCCCGGAAGATTCCACGATGACCGACCGCACCTGGACGCTCTATTGGATCGCGGTGGACGTTACCAAACAGCGTGGCGGCTACGGCAAGAAGCTGATGAATTTCGTGGAGGATTACATTCGGAAGGAGAACGGCCGCCTCCTGCTGATCGAAACCTCCTCCACTCCCAAGTACGAACCGACTCGAAACTTCTACTTGAAATATGGCTACGTCCAGGTGGCCTTGGTACCCGACTTCTATTCGGACGGGGATGGCAAGGTTATCTTCGCCAAACATCTGCAGCGCTAG
- a CDS encoding response regulator, with product MKKVFTTGQVAKICKVAPRTVSKWFDSGRLRGYRIPGSQDRRIPREQLIRFLKEHGMPLGELEEEEWHKILVIGAEKLFIDRMKEMLPESEDFKYEIAQSGFEAGIMAESFHPDTIVIDLALGRSEAIQIVSNLRRNPAYETTLIIGLASEDEAAPEKLIEYGFTEIFKKPFDVALLGERVKTLADAKRDDI from the coding sequence ATGAAAAAAGTGTTTACCACTGGCCAAGTCGCCAAAATCTGTAAGGTGGCGCCGCGGACGGTGTCCAAGTGGTTCGATTCGGGCCGTTTACGGGGCTATCGTATCCCCGGCAGTCAGGATCGTCGAATTCCCCGCGAACAGCTGATCCGTTTCCTGAAGGAACACGGAATGCCGTTGGGTGAACTCGAAGAAGAAGAGTGGCACAAGATCCTGGTGATCGGTGCCGAAAAGCTCTTCATCGATCGGATGAAGGAAATGCTTCCTGAATCCGAAGATTTCAAGTATGAAATCGCCCAGAGCGGTTTCGAAGCCGGCATTATGGCCGAAAGCTTCCATCCAGATACGATTGTGATCGATCTGGCTCTGGGACGCAGCGAAGCGATTCAAATCGTGTCGAATCTTCGCCGCAATCCCGCTTACGAAACCACTTTGATCATCGGCCTGGCATCCGAAGACGAAGCGGCTCCCGAAAAGCTGATCGAATACGGCTTCACCGAAATCTTCAAAAAGCCTTTCGATGTCGCGCTGCTCGGCGAACGGGTCAAGACTCTCGCCGACGCCAAACGAGACGATATTTAA
- a CDS encoding FAD-dependent oxidoreductase translates to MNRRHFLTTSLATLALPAFAESAELQADVVICGGSLGGVAATLAAARNGLRVVLTEETDWIGGQLTNQAVPPDEHPWIEQFGCTASYRNFRNLVRDYYKNQYPVTAEARAQRYLNPGNGSVSKLCHEPKVALAVLEGMLAPFVSNRQVQILLEHRLVRADVQGDLIRSVCLRDVKNGKERILSAPYFIDATELGDLLPLSKTEYLIGFESQKQTQEPHAPAEAQPSNQQAFTFCFAMDYLEGEDHTIEKPADYAFWKDYVPQMKPAWPDKLLSWNMSNPTTLGRREVSFDPSGAVTKGMNLWTYRRIIDRKQFSTGAFRGDISLVNWPQNDYWLGNLVDLPEAEIQKHLKRGKELSLALLYWLQTEAPRSDGKQGWPGLRLREDLVGTQDGLAKYPYIRESRRIQALFTVLEQHVGTEARIKWTGKTKEEVTAEPFRDSVGIGSYRIDLHPSTGGDNYIDVSSLPFQIPLGALIPQRVENLIASCKNIGTTHITNGCYRLHPVEWNIGEAAGVLIAKALDAKVRPAQIRKNPKLLAELQTRLQNQGVELNWPRLTAR, encoded by the coding sequence ATGAATCGTCGCCATTTTCTGACAACCAGCCTCGCCACGCTGGCCCTGCCCGCTTTTGCAGAATCTGCCGAACTCCAGGCCGATGTCGTAATCTGCGGAGGATCACTCGGAGGAGTCGCCGCCACACTGGCGGCCGCCCGCAATGGCCTAAGAGTCGTTCTGACGGAAGAGACCGATTGGATCGGCGGTCAACTGACCAACCAGGCCGTTCCTCCCGATGAACACCCCTGGATCGAACAGTTCGGTTGCACCGCCAGCTACCGAAACTTTCGGAACCTGGTCCGCGACTATTACAAGAACCAGTACCCTGTGACGGCCGAGGCCCGCGCCCAACGGTATCTCAATCCCGGAAACGGCAGCGTTTCCAAGCTCTGCCACGAACCCAAAGTTGCTCTGGCGGTTTTGGAAGGAATGCTGGCACCTTTTGTGAGTAACCGGCAAGTACAGATTCTTCTGGAACATAGATTAGTGCGAGCGGATGTCCAGGGGGATCTGATTCGAAGCGTTTGCCTAAGAGACGTAAAAAATGGTAAAGAGAGAATCCTTTCTGCCCCCTATTTCATTGATGCAACGGAACTTGGCGATTTACTGCCGCTCAGCAAAACCGAATATCTGATCGGCTTCGAATCGCAGAAACAGACTCAAGAACCGCACGCTCCGGCCGAGGCGCAACCCTCCAATCAGCAGGCATTTACGTTTTGCTTCGCCATGGACTACCTGGAAGGCGAGGATCACACCATCGAGAAACCGGCGGACTATGCGTTCTGGAAAGATTACGTCCCTCAAATGAAGCCAGCGTGGCCCGATAAGTTGCTCAGCTGGAATATGAGCAATCCCACCACCTTGGGCCGCCGGGAAGTCAGCTTCGATCCGAGCGGCGCGGTCACAAAGGGTATGAATCTCTGGACCTACCGCAGAATAATCGATCGAAAACAGTTTTCCACCGGCGCTTTTCGAGGCGATATCAGCCTCGTGAACTGGCCGCAGAACGATTACTGGCTCGGAAATCTCGTCGATCTTCCCGAAGCCGAGATTCAAAAGCACTTAAAGCGGGGCAAGGAGTTGTCGTTAGCGCTCCTTTACTGGCTGCAGACTGAAGCACCTCGCTCGGATGGCAAGCAGGGCTGGCCCGGATTGAGACTCCGGGAGGATCTGGTCGGAACCCAGGATGGCCTGGCCAAGTATCCCTATATCCGCGAGAGTCGCCGTATCCAAGCCCTGTTTACCGTACTGGAACAGCATGTGGGAACGGAGGCCCGTATCAAATGGACCGGAAAAACGAAAGAGGAAGTCACGGCTGAGCCATTCCGGGATAGCGTCGGGATCGGTTCGTATCGCATCGATCTGCATCCTTCTACCGGCGGGGATAACTACATCGATGTGAGTTCGCTTCCTTTTCAGATTCCGCTCGGGGCCTTGATCCCCCAGCGAGTCGAGAACCTGATCGCGTCCTGCAAAAACATCGGGACCACGCATATTACCAATGGCTGCTACCGCTTGCACCCGGTCGAGTGGAATATCGGCGAAGCCGCTGGGGTCCTCATTGCCAAAGCACTCGACGCGAAAGTCCGCCCGGCCCAGATTCGAAAGAATCCGAAGCTGCTGGCGGAACTGCAAACGCGCTTGCAGAATCAGGGGGTTGAACTGAACTGGCCCCGGCTGACCGCCCGCTAA